The segment CTTACCTGTCGGGCCAGGTGCAATACGTGGCGACCGGCAACCTGGTGGTCGCCGCCATCACGCGTCAAAACCCCGGTAAAGCGCCGGTCACCAAATTTATGCTGAAGGACTCGCCGTGCTTTATCGGTATGCGTAAGGACGAACCCGCCCTGAAGGCGAAGGTGGATGCGCTTATCGCCCAGGCGCTGGCGGACAAAACGCTCAACGGCCTGTCGCAGCAGTGGCTGAAAGCACCGCTTCCGGCCGATTTCGGCGCCTGAGGGAGCAATGATGGGACAACTTAATTTCCCTGCGCTGTGGCCCTTCTGGCCGGAACTGCTGGCCGGACTTTGGGTTACCGTCCAGCTGACGGTGCTGGCCACCGTGGGCGGGGTGGGGCTGGGGATCCTGGGCGCCGCGCTGCGTAGCGGCAGGCCCACGCTGCTCAGCCGCCTGTGGGGCGGCTACGTGGAGCTGATCCGCAACACGCCGTTTGTGGTTCAGCTGTTCTTTATTGTTTTTGGCCTGCCGAATCTGGGGTTGAAAATGACCGCGGGCGAGGCGGCGCTGCTGGCGATGCTGATTAACCTCGGGGCCTACAGCACGGAAATTATTCGCGCCGGGATCCAGGTCACCCCGCAGGGGCAGTGGGAAGCCGGGCGCGTGCTCGGGCTAAGCCGCAGCCAGACGTTTCTTCGGGTGGTGCTGCCGCCCGCGCTACAGCGCATT is part of the Erwinia sp. HDF1-3R genome and harbors:
- a CDS encoding amino acid ABC transporter permease; translation: MMGQLNFPALWPFWPELLAGLWVTVQLTVLATVGGVGLGILGAALRSGRPTLLSRLWGGYVELIRNTPFVVQLFFIVFGLPNLGLKMTAGEAALLAMLINLGAYSTEIIRAGIQVTPQGQWEAGRVLGLSRSQTFLRVVLPPALQRIYPALVSQCIIVMLGSSVVSQVSYEELTFAASLIQSRTFLSFEVYLVTTLIYLALSVAMRQLLLAAGRKWLRGAQR